One region of Candidatus Saccharibacteria bacterium genomic DNA includes:
- a CDS encoding carbohydrate kinase family protein, giving the protein MSKHEQIDVLCVGDVVTDVFIKLMDDLEHTYKNEDGKWLAIPFGVKIPFDHVETLHAVGNAANAAVSFSRLGLNAAFETEVGGDQEGREIVRTLSKEGVDTRFVHVNGKKQSNIHYVLWFKEERTILIKHEEYAYQWPHFRQYEMPQWVYFSSISEGALEYTDDIADWLEENPEVKLAFQPGTFQMKTGVERLRRIYARTEVVIMNREEAVLVTGGEYDNVHDLLDRLHGFGCKIAVVTDGPDGAYASDGVSRYKMPLYPDPAPPYERTGAGDAYASTLVAALAKGHNLESALQWAPINSMSVVQKAGAQAGLVTERELDEWLRKAPDWYHVEQF; this is encoded by the coding sequence GTGAGTAAACACGAACAAATAGATGTTCTCTGTGTCGGTGACGTCGTAACAGACGTATTTATCAAGCTAATGGATGACCTGGAGCATACTTACAAGAACGAAGACGGCAAATGGCTGGCTATACCATTTGGCGTAAAAATTCCATTTGATCACGTCGAAACCCTGCATGCAGTGGGTAATGCTGCCAATGCCGCTGTTTCATTCAGTCGACTTGGCTTAAACGCTGCTTTTGAAACTGAAGTGGGCGGTGACCAGGAAGGGCGCGAAATTGTTCGTACGCTCAGCAAAGAAGGTGTCGACACGCGTTTCGTGCATGTAAATGGCAAAAAACAGAGCAACATTCACTACGTGCTCTGGTTTAAAGAAGAGCGTACCATACTCATAAAACACGAAGAGTACGCCTACCAGTGGCCACACTTTCGTCAGTATGAAATGCCACAATGGGTTTATTTCAGCTCAATCTCTGAGGGTGCGCTTGAATACACCGATGATATTGCCGATTGGCTAGAAGAAAACCCAGAGGTAAAACTTGCCTTTCAGCCGGGCACTTTCCAAATGAAAACTGGCGTGGAACGACTAAGGCGTATATATGCGCGCACGGAAGTTGTTATCATGAACCGTGAAGAAGCAGTGCTTGTCACGGGCGGGGAGTACGACAATGTCCATGATTTACTCGACCGTCTACACGGCTTTGGTTGCAAAATTGCGGTTGTGACCGATGGCCCAGATGGTGCCTATGCCTCTGACGGTGTGAGCCGCTACAAAATGCCGTTGTACCCAGACCCAGCTCCGCCCTACGAGCGAACAGGCGCGGGCGATGCTTACGCTTCTACGCTTGTTGCTGCTTTGGCAAAAGGGCATAATCTTGAAAGTGCACTTCAGTGGGCACCCATTAACTCCATGAGTGTCGTCCAAAAAGCGGGCGCCCAGGCGGGCTTGGTTACGGAGCGAGAGCTGGACGAATGGCTCCGCAAAGCCCCCGACTGGTACCACGTTGAACAGTTCTAG
- a CDS encoding transketolase has protein sequence MLRKSYTIKQLEIKAYAIREDIIRMLEHAGSGHSAGPLGLADIFTALYFDILKLDPKKPDWDERDILLLSNGHCVPVQYATMAEAGYFPKTELLTLRKFGSRLQGHPERKKLPGLENTSGPLGCGLSQACGIGIAFRLNKQSHRHIYVVMGDGELNEGNVWEAAMLAPKYKLTNLTVIVDRNNIQIDGPTEVVMPLEDLKDKWEAFGWHVLEIDGNDMEAVIDACAMAKAITEKPVCILAYTIPGKGVDFMEYDFHWHGVPPNREQAREALHELRTLGGKIKGEHE, from the coding sequence ATGTTGCGGAAGTCATATACAATCAAACAGCTCGAGATCAAAGCCTACGCCATACGTGAGGATATCATACGTATGCTTGAGCATGCTGGCAGCGGGCACAGTGCCGGACCGCTTGGGCTGGCAGATATTTTTACAGCGTTGTATTTTGATATTCTAAAACTCGATCCCAAGAAGCCCGACTGGGACGAACGAGACATACTGCTGCTAAGCAACGGTCACTGCGTCCCCGTACAGTATGCCACCATGGCTGAGGCAGGCTATTTCCCGAAGACTGAGTTGCTCACGCTTCGTAAGTTCGGCAGTCGGTTACAAGGTCATCCCGAGCGCAAGAAACTGCCAGGTCTTGAGAACACTAGCGGTCCCTTGGGCTGCGGCCTAAGCCAGGCGTGTGGCATAGGCATAGCATTTCGGCTAAACAAGCAGTCGCACCGCCATATCTATGTTGTCATGGGCGACGGTGAGCTTAATGAAGGCAACGTCTGGGAAGCAGCCATGCTTGCTCCGAAGTACAAACTAACTAACCTTACCGTCATTGTCGACCGCAACAACATACAGATAGATGGCCCTACCGAAGTCGTCATGCCACTAGAAGATCTCAAGGATAAATGGGAAGCCTTTGGCTGGCATGTGCTGGAAATAGACGGAAACGATATGGAGGCTGTCATCGATGCTTGCGCCATGGCCAAAGCTATCACCGAAAAGCCGGTTTGCATTCTAGCCTATACTATCCCCGGTAAAGGCGTGGACTTTATGGAGTACGACTTCCACTGGCACGGTGTCCCGCCCAATCGTGAGCAAGCCCGCGAAGCCCTGCACGAACTCCGCACCCTAGGCGGTAAAATAAAAGGGGAGCATGAATAA
- a CDS encoding nicotinate-nicotinamide nucleotide adenylyltransferase, producing MVAQKQNVIVFGGAFSPPTLAHEALLRECLALPGFDEVWLLPSGNRTDKHISVTHAHQLAMLGILRDELSGNGNRLRIDTTEVERTLSTETDDTYRELTTKYPAVSFRFVYGADSYETIRTWQNGSWLASHLPVLIAPRNGAALPKPNSYIEILQSLPLELQHISSTAARAALERGEDVTAFVSPAIAQYISSHNLFV from the coding sequence ATGGTTGCACAAAAACAAAACGTAATTGTGTTTGGGGGCGCGTTCAGCCCGCCAACGTTGGCGCATGAGGCGCTGCTGCGTGAGTGTCTTGCCCTCCCAGGGTTTGATGAGGTATGGCTGCTACCTTCAGGCAACCGGACGGACAAACATATTTCTGTCACGCACGCACATCAGTTAGCCATGCTAGGCATCCTCCGAGACGAGCTGTCTGGCAATGGTAACCGACTTCGTATCGACACCACAGAAGTGGAACGTACGCTATCCACCGAGACAGACGACACCTACCGTGAGCTAACTACAAAATACCCAGCAGTGTCTTTCCGGTTCGTATACGGCGCAGACAGCTACGAGACAATTCGCACATGGCAAAATGGTTCATGGCTCGCCAGTCATCTTCCCGTTTTGATCGCCCCAAGAAATGGCGCAGCATTACCGAAGCCAAATAGTTATATTGAGATACTACAGTCACTCCCACTTGAGCTTCAGCACATTTCTTCGACAGCAGCAAGGGCTGCCCTAGAAAGAGGTGAAGATGTAACGGCCTTCGTGTCGCCCGCGATTGCCCAGTACATTAGCAGCCACAATTTGTTTGTGTGA
- the gap gene encoding type I glyceraldehyde-3-phosphate dehydrogenase, translating into MKTKVAINGFGRIGRNAFKIMHARDDVEVVAVNDLTDTKTLAYLLKHDTNYGTYDREITHDEKNIIVDGEPILVCAEKDPALLPWGDMGVDVVIESTGRFTDKEGAGGHLKAGAKRVVISGPTKSDGIDTVVLGANDDILQGATEIISNASCTTNSLGAVMNVLESEFGIEKSMLTTVHSYTASQVVQDAPSKDLREGRNAAENIVPTTTGAAIAVTLTLPQLKGKFDGLSIRVPTPVVSLSDVTALLKRSVTVEEVNEAFKKAAAEPYYQGILGVSEEPLVSSDYIGNSHSGVVDLLLTKVVAGNLVKVMVWYDNEWGYCNRLVEVVADTGRLLHAS; encoded by the coding sequence ATGAAGACAAAGGTGGCGATAAACGGGTTTGGGCGAATTGGTCGCAACGCGTTCAAAATTATGCATGCCCGTGATGACGTGGAGGTAGTTGCGGTCAATGACCTGACTGACACAAAAACCTTGGCATATTTGCTCAAGCATGACACAAACTACGGTACCTATGACCGAGAAATAACACACGACGAGAAAAACATTATAGTCGATGGCGAGCCAATCTTGGTATGTGCAGAGAAAGACCCAGCATTATTGCCATGGGGCGATATGGGGGTCGATGTTGTCATCGAGAGCACCGGTCGCTTTACTGATAAAGAAGGCGCTGGTGGCCATCTTAAGGCAGGAGCAAAGCGAGTTGTTATAAGCGGGCCGACCAAGAGTGATGGTATAGATACTGTTGTTCTGGGCGCAAACGATGATATTCTGCAAGGCGCAACTGAAATCATCAGTAACGCTAGTTGTACTACAAACTCACTGGGTGCGGTTATGAATGTGCTTGAAAGTGAATTTGGTATAGAAAAATCCATGCTTACAACCGTCCACAGCTATACCGCAAGCCAGGTTGTACAAGACGCACCGTCTAAAGACCTCCGTGAAGGTCGCAACGCTGCCGAAAACATAGTGCCAACTACAACAGGCGCGGCAATTGCAGTCACTCTTACATTGCCACAGCTCAAGGGTAAATTTGACGGCCTGAGTATACGGGTACCAACACCCGTGGTTAGCCTAAGTGACGTGACGGCTCTACTCAAGCGTAGTGTCACTGTTGAAGAAGTTAACGAAGCTTTTAAAAAAGCTGCCGCCGAACCTTACTATCAAGGTATTTTGGGGGTTAGCGAAGAGCCACTGGTCAGTAGCGATTACATAGGCAACAGCCATAGTGGCGTAGTGGACTTATTGCTGACAAAAGTTGTCGCCGGAAACCTTGTAAAGGTAATGGTGTGGTACGACAATGAGTGGGGCTATTGTAACCGGCTTGTCGAAGTCGTAGCCGATACTGGTCGATTATTACACGCATCGTAA
- a CDS encoding class II fructose-bisphosphate aldolase → MALTLQKARSNCKMARARMAQAREEHWAFGAFNLDDQATLKAVALAAREANAPVLVEVSQGEVDDLGLENVRDLVDNIKREYGVEMYINLDHSPSVEAAKKGIDAGYEFIHIDVSQANHDASDEEIIAATREVVEYAKFTGALVESEPHYFGGSSNLHTETIDYEEIQKTFSTPEGARAFVEATGIDTFAAAIGNLHGKYPVPKKLDLELLQRIRDAVACNISLHGGSGTPGHFFESAVRIGVTKVNINSDMRVVYRQTLEKVLAENPNEYSVSKLVNKHVVPAVQAVVAEKLATFNSAGRAV, encoded by the coding sequence ATGGCACTGACGCTACAAAAAGCAAGAAGTAACTGCAAAATGGCGCGGGCGCGGATGGCGCAGGCTAGGGAAGAACATTGGGCGTTTGGAGCATTTAATCTCGACGATCAGGCGACGCTGAAGGCAGTGGCATTGGCGGCGCGGGAAGCAAATGCGCCAGTGCTGGTAGAAGTTAGTCAGGGAGAAGTCGATGATTTGGGGCTGGAAAACGTGCGTGATCTAGTCGATAACATTAAGCGCGAATATGGTGTTGAAATGTATATCAACCTCGACCACAGCCCATCTGTTGAGGCAGCAAAAAAGGGAATCGATGCGGGCTACGAATTTATCCATATTGACGTTAGCCAAGCCAATCACGATGCGTCGGACGAAGAAATTATCGCCGCCACACGCGAAGTAGTTGAATATGCGAAGTTCACAGGGGCGCTTGTGGAAAGCGAACCGCACTACTTTGGCGGCTCAAGTAACCTGCACACTGAGACAATTGATTACGAAGAGATTCAAAAGACCTTTAGTACTCCCGAGGGCGCCCGCGCATTTGTAGAGGCTACGGGGATAGACACGTTTGCTGCGGCAATCGGCAATTTGCACGGAAAGTACCCCGTACCAAAAAAACTCGATCTAGAGCTGCTGCAACGTATTCGTGACGCTGTTGCGTGCAACATAAGCCTGCACGGAGGCAGTGGCACCCCGGGGCATTTCTTTGAGTCGGCTGTCAGAATCGGCGTAACGAAAGTAAACATCAATAGCGATATGCGTGTCGTCTACCGTCAAACGCTGGAAAAGGTTTTGGCCGAAAACCCAAACGAATACTCTGTATCAAAACTGGTTAATAAACATGTTGTTCCCGCTGTGCAAGCAGTCGTTGCCGAGAAACTGGCAACGTTTAATTCTGCCGGAAGGGCTGTCTAG
- a CDS encoding NUDIX hydrolase: protein MSKKHTHNNGHEAKHEHELPHSVKVLIWDPEADLVLVLLKKAGDCHLKPDLPGGSRNHEESVANALAREVLEETGLVLGESSDSPNEHNGRALYVNKVPLRGLDVRLSSEHEGAMLVPLCELSDWFKDTHWHNLVETAVNEINGSRAPAALAA from the coding sequence ATGAGCAAAAAACACACTCACAATAACGGACACGAGGCAAAGCACGAACACGAACTGCCACATTCAGTTAAGGTTCTTATATGGGATCCAGAAGCGGACTTAGTCCTGGTGCTTTTAAAAAAAGCCGGTGATTGTCATTTGAAACCTGATCTGCCAGGCGGCTCGCGTAACCACGAAGAATCTGTGGCAAATGCACTCGCCCGAGAAGTGCTCGAGGAGACAGGTTTGGTTCTTGGCGAAAGCAGCGACAGTCCAAACGAGCATAACGGTCGAGCACTATATGTTAATAAGGTACCTTTGCGTGGTCTTGATGTTAGGTTGAGTAGCGAGCATGAGGGTGCAATGCTCGTGCCTCTGTGTGAACTGTCAGACTGGTTTAAGGATACACACTGGCATAACCTAGTAGAAACGGCCGTAAACGAAATTAACGGCAGCAGGGCTCCAGCTGCTCTCGCCGCTTAA
- a CDS encoding inorganic diphosphatase: MPDFNVVLTPGNVDAGMINTVVEIPKWSSLKIEWNRKVAAFQLDRVEPSIFAKPVNYGFIPQTLDEDGDELDTLVLTNEPIPTGVFLEAKVIGVMKFEDDGEVDDKIICVPADDRNTDDALQSLDDLHTRWRQKIEHHFSHYKDLKKPGSTKVVGWGDAEEAKRIIKECIDRYNQK, from the coding sequence ATGCCCGATTTTAACGTAGTACTGACCCCAGGAAATGTCGATGCCGGCATGATTAACACCGTTGTCGAAATCCCAAAATGGTCAAGCTTAAAAATTGAGTGGAACCGCAAGGTGGCGGCGTTTCAACTAGACCGCGTTGAGCCAAGCATATTCGCAAAACCGGTCAACTACGGCTTCATACCTCAGACGCTTGATGAAGATGGTGATGAGCTTGATACGCTCGTGCTGACCAACGAACCAATCCCAACGGGGGTGTTTCTTGAAGCTAAGGTTATTGGCGTAATGAAGTTTGAGGATGACGGTGAGGTAGACGACAAGATTATCTGCGTGCCAGCAGACGACCGTAACACAGATGACGCCCTGCAATCACTGGACGACCTTCACACGCGTTGGCGCCAAAAAATCGAGCATCATTTTAGCCATTACAAAGATTTGAAAAAGCCCGGCTCAACTAAAGTAGTTGGTTGGGGAGACGCCGAAGAAGCCAAGCGCATTATCAAAGAATGCATTGACCGCTATAACCAGAAATAA
- a CDS encoding RpiB/LacA/LacB family sugar-phosphate isomerase, with amino-acid sequence MKIALTTDHAGFEALQELKVFLESLGHECVSYGPAVFDAEDDYPDFMFPAARAVARGDCERGVIMGGSGQGEAIAANRIPGVRAALFYGPVVAKTAVDAKGTMSDDPYEIVKLSREHNDANVLSLSGRFLTFDEMKTALKIWLETPFSGAERHARRIRKLDQE; translated from the coding sequence ATGAAAATAGCACTTACTACCGACCACGCAGGATTTGAAGCGTTGCAAGAGCTAAAAGTTTTTCTGGAAAGTCTTGGTCACGAGTGCGTATCTTACGGCCCGGCAGTGTTCGACGCTGAAGACGACTATCCTGACTTTATGTTTCCAGCGGCCCGTGCTGTGGCTCGTGGCGACTGCGAGCGCGGGGTCATAATGGGGGGCAGTGGCCAAGGAGAGGCAATCGCCGCAAACCGCATACCTGGTGTCAGGGCGGCGTTATTTTATGGCCCCGTTGTTGCAAAAACGGCTGTAGACGCCAAAGGTACCATGAGTGATGACCCGTATGAAATTGTGAAACTTTCGCGCGAGCATAATGATGCGAACGTACTCAGCTTGTCAGGACGTTTTTTAACATTCGATGAAATGAAAACTGCACTTAAAATATGGCTAGAGACGCCATTTAGCGGTGCCGAGCGGCATGCTCGCCGCATCCGTAAACTCGATCAGGAGTAA
- a CDS encoding RpiB/LacA/LacB family sugar-phosphate isomerase codes for MKLFIGADHNGFEMKATLADYLRRGGYEVVDEGDNEKHPDDDFPQFAAKVVQAMASDESTDVGGILITGGGQGMAIAANRFKGIRACVGWNQETVRDSRNDNDSNVLCLPAHSLDFEQTVGVVQTWLMTPFSGAPRYKRRIEQLDELG; via the coding sequence ATGAAACTTTTTATAGGAGCGGACCATAACGGTTTTGAGATGAAAGCGACCCTGGCCGACTATTTACGCCGGGGCGGTTATGAAGTGGTTGACGAAGGTGACAACGAAAAACACCCAGACGATGACTTTCCACAGTTTGCAGCAAAGGTGGTACAAGCCATGGCGTCAGACGAATCCACAGACGTTGGCGGGATTTTAATTACAGGTGGCGGGCAGGGGATGGCAATAGCGGCAAATCGGTTTAAGGGTATTCGAGCTTGCGTAGGCTGGAACCAAGAAACTGTTCGTGATTCTCGTAATGACAATGATAGCAACGTATTATGCCTACCGGCACATAGCCTCGATTTTGAGCAGACGGTTGGTGTGGTTCAAACGTGGTTAATGACACCATTTTCTGGAGCGCCTCGCTACAAACGACGTATTGAACAGTTGGATGAACTAGGGTAA
- a CDS encoding TIGR00730 family Rossman fold protein translates to MPHTHKHEHKVWKMSDEQKKAIAKSTRDLRSSEEEFEAAFRILKKYPKRVTFFGSARLSPRYKSYQWARELAGDLAEDGFAILSGGGGGIMEASNRGAYDEQLVSIGFNITLPHEQHINPYTSDHMTFNFFFTRKVMMTFYSHAFVCFPGGFGTLDEFFEIITLMQTHKMPHVPIILVGKKFWKPLDKFIRKHMLNTGLISHGDQRIYIITDNLRYARQVINQDYEK, encoded by the coding sequence ATGCCACATACACACAAACACGAACATAAAGTCTGGAAAATGAGTGATGAGCAAAAAAAAGCCATCGCAAAATCGACGCGTGACTTACGCAGCAGCGAAGAAGAGTTTGAAGCTGCCTTTAGAATACTGAAAAAATACCCAAAAAGGGTGACTTTTTTTGGCTCTGCCCGCTTAAGCCCCCGCTACAAATCATACCAGTGGGCTCGTGAGCTTGCCGGTGATCTCGCAGAAGATGGGTTTGCTATTCTTTCGGGAGGTGGTGGCGGAATAATGGAAGCAAGTAACCGCGGTGCTTACGACGAACAGCTTGTTTCGATTGGCTTTAATATTACTCTACCGCACGAGCAGCACATTAACCCCTATACTTCAGATCACATGACGTTTAACTTTTTTTTCACGCGCAAGGTAATGATGACATTTTATTCACACGCGTTTGTCTGCTTTCCGGGTGGGTTCGGTACACTAGATGAATTTTTTGAAATAATAACTCTCATGCAAACGCACAAAATGCCCCATGTACCCATCATACTTGTCGGCAAAAAGTTCTGGAAACCACTCGACAAATTCATTCGTAAACATATGCTTAATACTGGTCTTATATCGCACGGCGATCAGCGGATCTACATTATTACCGACAACCTTCGGTACGCTCGGCAAGTTATAAACCAAGATTACGAAAAGTAA
- a CDS encoding NUDIX hydrolase — MVKVVPSDAVLIPEQAKCVFRGEIFDVYQWQQVLFDGSYATFEMLRRPDTASVMCIVDGKVIVLDEEQPNSGKRRSFPGGRVESSDADIIAAAQREVLEETGYLFNSWRLVKVWQPIKKMEWFVHLVVAWDVSGQQEVHHDPGENIVAELLEFSEVKLLAANKVGFIGESADLLETVGSLEELTNLPTFSGKDLRTGV, encoded by the coding sequence ATGGTAAAAGTTGTTCCCAGTGACGCCGTTCTTATCCCAGAACAAGCAAAATGCGTGTTTCGGGGCGAGATTTTTGACGTATATCAGTGGCAGCAAGTACTGTTTGACGGTTCTTATGCAACGTTTGAAATGCTCCGTCGACCCGATACAGCTAGTGTAATGTGTATTGTCGACGGTAAAGTGATTGTGCTTGACGAGGAGCAGCCCAACAGCGGTAAGCGGCGTAGTTTTCCGGGCGGTCGGGTAGAAAGTAGCGACGCTGATATTATTGCTGCGGCACAACGAGAAGTGCTTGAAGAAACGGGCTATCTTTTTAACAGCTGGCGTCTAGTCAAAGTATGGCAGCCTATCAAAAAAATGGAGTGGTTCGTCCACCTAGTGGTGGCTTGGGACGTCTCAGGTCAGCAAGAAGTACATCATGATCCCGGGGAAAACATCGTGGCAGAACTGTTGGAGTTCAGCGAGGTAAAACTCTTGGCGGCCAATAAGGTGGGATTCATCGGTGAAAGCGCCGATTTACTTGAAACGGTGGGTTCCCTAGAAGAGCTGACCAATCTCCCGACATTTTCAGGAAAAGACTTGCGTACAGGCGTATAA